The Deltaproteobacteria bacterium genome includes a region encoding these proteins:
- a CDS encoding radical SAM protein produces MASLGFQTVYRLFNENESTACERVFTDSTERSGPVSLESGKPLKSFDILAFSLSFESDYLNVVSMLGAGGVPLLSSERTGAHPLVIAGGVASFINPEPLAPFVDLFLLGEAEAVLPGFLGMFDPKRDRSEMLADMARSLPGAYVPALYVPEWDKNGHLVSFSPISGAPEKVRRVHAKDSPDFPTESSFVSPDAAFDSFLVEVARGCPHGCRFCAAGYVYRPVRFRTLEMLKDSVDRGLSLTSKIGLLGAAVTDLPCLSELCQYAVERGARLAFSSLRADAMTPEIARAMASAGAKTATIAPDAGSERMRRVIGKGITEDDVLNAAEMLVAAGVPNLKLYFMAGLPHETLADVDAIAALTRKVKTAFLGQSKKKGRMGQIVVNVSSFVPKPVTPFQWAAMDTVETLALKMKRIREGLKGLANVTARTDVPRHAFIQALLSRGDRRTGEILQAALKNQGNWPKTLKESEIDPAFYVNRERPAAELFPWDFIEHDVSKKTLHRLWEKSREDALAPDLPAPPTFQKT; encoded by the coding sequence CGAATCAACCGCCTGCGAGCGGGTTTTCACGGACAGCACGGAGCGCTCCGGCCCGGTTTCCCTGGAATCCGGAAAACCGCTGAAATCCTTCGACATCCTGGCCTTTTCCCTCTCCTTTGAAAGCGATTACTTAAACGTCGTTTCCATGCTGGGTGCCGGTGGCGTCCCCCTTCTTTCGTCCGAGAGAACCGGCGCGCACCCGCTGGTGATCGCGGGAGGCGTGGCCTCCTTCATCAATCCCGAACCCCTGGCCCCCTTCGTGGACCTCTTTCTTCTGGGAGAGGCCGAGGCGGTCCTTCCGGGCTTTCTGGGCATGTTTGACCCGAAACGGGACAGGTCTGAGATGCTCGCCGACATGGCCCGGAGCCTTCCCGGCGCATACGTCCCCGCCCTTTACGTCCCGGAGTGGGACAAAAACGGCCATCTTGTGTCATTTTCGCCCATATCGGGCGCGCCCGAAAAAGTCCGCCGGGTGCACGCCAAAGACTCCCCGGATTTTCCCACCGAGTCCTCTTTCGTAAGCCCGGACGCCGCATTCGACTCATTCCTCGTGGAGGTGGCCAGGGGCTGCCCCCACGGGTGCAGGTTCTGCGCGGCGGGCTACGTCTACCGGCCCGTCCGGTTCCGAACGCTTGAAATGCTCAAGGACTCGGTTGACCGGGGCCTTTCGCTCACCAGTAAAATCGGGCTTCTTGGAGCCGCCGTCACCGACCTGCCTTGCCTTTCCGAGCTTTGCCAATATGCGGTGGAGCGCGGTGCGAGGCTCGCCTTCTCGTCTCTCAGGGCCGACGCCATGACCCCCGAAATCGCCCGCGCCATGGCGTCCGCAGGAGCCAAGACCGCCACCATCGCCCCGGACGCCGGAAGCGAGAGAATGCGCCGGGTGATCGGCAAGGGGATTACAGAAGATGACGTTTTGAACGCTGCGGAAATGCTGGTGGCCGCAGGGGTCCCAAATCTCAAGCTCTACTTCATGGCGGGCCTTCCCCACGAGACCCTGGCCGACGTGGACGCCATAGCGGCGCTCACCAGAAAGGTCAAAACGGCCTTTCTGGGCCAGAGCAAAAAAAAGGGGAGGATGGGCCAGATCGTGGTGAACGTCAGCTCCTTCGTGCCCAAGCCCGTCACGCCCTTCCAGTGGGCGGCCATGGACACCGTGGAGACTCTCGCTTTGAAGATGAAAAGGATAAGGGAGGGATTGAAGGGCCTTGCCAACGTGACCGCGCGCACCGACGTTCCGCGCCACGCCTTCATCCAGGCCCTTTTGTCGCGGGGGGACCGAAGGACGGGGGAAATTCTTCAGGCGGCCCTCAAAAACCAGGGCAACTGGCCGAAAACCTTGAAGGAATCGGAAATCGACCCGGCCTTTTACGTCAACCGCGAGCGCCCCGCAGCCGAGCTTTTCCCCTGGGATTTCATAGAGCACGACGTCTCGAAAAAAACCCTCCACCGCCTCTGGGAAAAATCCCGCGAAGACGCCCTCGCCCCAGACCTGCCCGCGCCGCCCACGTTCCAGAAGACCTGA